A genomic segment from Geitlerinema sp. PCC 7407 encodes:
- a CDS encoding HD domain-containing protein produces MLSERFREALVFAMELHATQIRKGSGVPYAAHLLGVASIALEHGANEDEAIAALLHDAIEDQGGAATREEIRRRFGETVAAIVDGCTDADTSPKPPWRSRKEAYVAKIPHAPDSVRLVSMSDKLYNARSIVQDYRQLGDELWQRFQGGKDGTLWYYRACSDAFRAAGASPLQQELERVVQTLEALVSAEGQGVLGQGGGQLP; encoded by the coding sequence ATGCTCTCTGAACGCTTTCGGGAAGCGCTGGTTTTTGCGATGGAGCTGCACGCGACGCAGATTCGCAAGGGGTCGGGGGTGCCCTACGCCGCCCACCTGCTAGGGGTGGCCAGCATCGCCCTAGAGCATGGTGCCAACGAAGACGAGGCGATCGCCGCCTTGCTCCACGACGCCATCGAGGACCAAGGGGGAGCCGCCACTCGCGAAGAGATTCGCCGCCGCTTTGGCGAGACCGTGGCGGCGATCGTGGACGGCTGCACCGACGCAGACACCAGTCCCAAGCCCCCCTGGCGATCGCGCAAAGAGGCCTACGTCGCCAAAATTCCCCACGCCCCCGACTCCGTTCGGCTGGTCTCCATGTCCGACAAGCTGTACAACGCTCGCTCCATCGTGCAGGACTATCGCCAGCTCGGGGATGAGCTGTGGCAGCGCTTTCAGGGGGGCAAAGACGGCACCCTGTGGTACTACCGCGCTTGCAGCGATGCCTTTCGGGCTGCCGGTGCGTCGCCCCTCCAGCAGGAGCTCGAGCGGGTGGTGCAGACCCTCGAAGCTCTAGTCAGCGCAGAAGGCCAAGGCGTTTTGGGACAAGGTGGGGGACAATTGCCCTAG
- a CDS encoding ABC transporter ATP-binding protein, with product MASVRLEGITRRFNRVTAIDDITFTVPDGRFWVLVGPSGCGKSTILRTIAGLEQATSGDLFIGDRCVTEVPARQRDVAMVFQNYALYPHMSVADNLAFGLKMRGTAPEAIAPRIEAVARSLDIAHLLDRKPKQLSGGQQQRVALGRAIAREPQVFLLDEPLSNLDAQLRDDTRAELKQLHQRLGITTIYVTHDQVEAMTLADQIVVLNQGQIQQIGSPQSIYNRPQNRMVATFVGNPPMNVLPVTYNGTGFRVGQQVIPCPPLLRAKFSPSPDQRFDLGIRPEQISLAPSEMEGHLMVEVMVVEPLGRETLIRAKLAGSNPALYLTWQASPLVQPQPGDRLLIQFNLEAIFLFDEASGKTVYPLPEEES from the coding sequence ATGGCCAGCGTCCGTCTTGAGGGAATTACCCGCCGCTTTAACCGCGTCACCGCCATTGACGACATTACCTTTACGGTGCCCGATGGCCGTTTTTGGGTCTTGGTGGGGCCATCGGGGTGCGGCAAATCCACCATTTTGCGGACCATTGCGGGGCTTGAGCAGGCCACCAGTGGGGATCTGTTCATTGGCGATCGCTGTGTGACCGAGGTGCCCGCCCGTCAGCGAGACGTGGCCATGGTCTTTCAGAACTACGCCCTCTATCCCCACATGAGCGTGGCCGACAATTTGGCCTTTGGGCTGAAGATGCGGGGCACCGCGCCTGAGGCGATCGCCCCTCGCATCGAGGCCGTAGCGCGATCGCTGGACATCGCCCACCTGCTCGATCGCAAGCCCAAGCAGCTCTCCGGCGGTCAGCAGCAGCGGGTCGCCCTCGGACGGGCGATCGCCCGCGAACCTCAGGTCTTTTTGCTCGATGAGCCCCTCTCGAACCTGGACGCCCAGCTGCGGGACGACACGCGAGCCGAGCTCAAGCAGCTGCACCAGCGCCTCGGTATCACCACGATTTATGTCACCCATGACCAGGTCGAGGCCATGACCCTGGCCGACCAGATTGTGGTGCTCAACCAAGGGCAAATTCAGCAGATCGGCAGCCCCCAGAGCATCTACAACCGGCCCCAAAATCGCATGGTTGCCACCTTTGTGGGCAACCCGCCCATGAATGTTCTGCCGGTGACCTACAACGGCACCGGGTTTCGGGTGGGGCAGCAGGTGATTCCCTGTCCGCCGCTGCTGCGGGCCAAGTTTTCCCCGAGTCCGGACCAGCGCTTCGATCTGGGGATTCGGCCTGAGCAGATCTCCCTTGCTCCCTCGGAGATGGAGGGGCATCTGATGGTGGAGGTGATGGTCGTGGAGCCCCTGGGCCGCGAAACCTTAATTCGGGCCAAGCTCGCGGGCTCGAACCCGGCGCTGTATCTCACGTGGCAAGCCTCGCCCCTGGTACAGCCCCAACCGGGCGATCGCCTGCTGATCCAGTTCAATTTAGAAGCAATCTTTTTGTTTGATGAGGCCTCGGGCAAGACTGTGTATCCCTTGCCCGAGGAGGAGTCGTAG
- a CDS encoding ABA4-like family protein yields the protein MSITQLFDGANLFVLPFWALMIFLPNWGLTRKVMGSYLPFVALAALYIYFIAGTLNEETAQALANPTLADIARFFGDERAAATGWVHFLVMDLFVGRWVYWEGQRTGVWTIHSIALCLFAGPLGLLSHIGTAAIAQRLDKGEAASETAPSESTP from the coding sequence ATGAGCATTACCCAACTCTTTGATGGCGCAAACCTGTTTGTGCTGCCCTTCTGGGCCTTGATGATTTTTCTGCCCAACTGGGGCCTCACCCGCAAGGTGATGGGGTCCTATCTGCCCTTTGTGGCCCTAGCCGCTCTCTATATCTACTTCATCGCGGGCACCCTGAACGAAGAAACGGCCCAGGCCCTCGCCAATCCCACCCTGGCGGACATTGCCCGCTTCTTTGGCGATGAGCGGGCCGCGGCCACGGGCTGGGTTCACTTTTTGGTGATGGACCTGTTCGTGGGGCGCTGGGTGTACTGGGAGGGGCAGCGGACCGGCGTCTGGACGATTCATTCCATCGCGCTGTGCCTCTTTGCCGGTCCCCTGGGGCTGCTGTCTCACATCGGGACGGCGGCGATCGCCCAGCGCCTCGACAAAGGCGAAGCGGCGTCAGAAACCGCCCCCTCAGAAAGCACGCCCTAG
- a CDS encoding CDP-alcohol phosphatidyltransferase family protein: MVWLNKIPGFLVAFRFAIALLLLIDAADHAVGPWFLVGYVAAVLSDIFDGIIARRLGVSTVGLRQADSLADVCLYSSVAFSVWWVHPAVLLAFRGPLLVCVAAQIAVYAASLIKFGQAPSFHTYIAKAWGLGLCAATVSLFGFGHSAALWLAIALCWLNSLEEVLMTLILPQWHHDVLTLGHALRLRAEDRSKSAVAS; encoded by the coding sequence ATGGTGTGGCTAAACAAGATTCCTGGTTTTTTGGTGGCGTTTCGGTTTGCGATCGCCCTGCTGCTGCTGATCGACGCGGCGGATCACGCCGTGGGGCCGTGGTTTTTGGTGGGCTACGTTGCCGCCGTCCTGTCAGATATTTTCGATGGCATCATTGCCCGTCGCCTGGGGGTTAGCACCGTTGGGCTGCGTCAGGCCGACAGCTTGGCCGATGTCTGCCTGTATTCGAGCGTGGCGTTCAGCGTTTGGTGGGTGCATCCGGCGGTTTTGCTGGCCTTCCGGGGGCCGCTGCTGGTCTGCGTCGCGGCCCAGATCGCCGTCTACGCCGCCAGCTTGATCAAGTTTGGCCAAGCGCCCAGCTTCCACACCTACATCGCCAAGGCGTGGGGACTGGGGCTGTGCGCGGCGACGGTGAGCCTGTTTGGCTTTGGCCACAGCGCCGCCCTGTGGCTGGCGATCGCCCTTTGCTGGCTCAACAGCCTCGAAGAAGTGCTGATGACGCTGATTTTGCCCCAGTGGCACCACGACGTTTTGACCCTGGGCCACGCCCTGCGGCTGCGGGCCGAGGACCGGTCAAAATCAGCCGTCGCGTCCTAG
- a CDS encoding DUF4278 domain-containing protein gives MKLSYRGVSYDYNPPVLDSVESELTGQYRGRPTIFHYARHMSVPQPAHTLTYRGAQYSTDGRVPAPKPVVDSLPVNVPLIYRSDVSSFNAVAKTHLDNIRKSAERRLQMARERGDEQLVRLLENELKQVAS, from the coding sequence ATGAAGCTCTCTTATCGCGGAGTCAGTTACGACTACAATCCCCCCGTTCTAGACAGCGTGGAAAGCGAGTTGACGGGCCAGTACCGAGGCCGGCCAACCATCTTTCACTATGCCCGGCATATGTCTGTGCCCCAGCCGGCCCACACGCTGACCTATCGCGGTGCTCAGTACTCGACTGATGGCCGTGTGCCTGCGCCCAAGCCTGTTGTGGACTCGCTGCCGGTGAACGTGCCCTTGATTTACCGGTCTGACGTGTCCTCCTTCAATGCTGTGGCCAAGACCCACCTCGACAACATTCGCAAGAGCGCTGAGCGCCGCCTGCAAATGGCGCGCGAGCGAGGCGACGAGCAGCTGGTGCGGCTCTTGGAAAATGAGCTGAAGCAGGTGGCTTCCTAA
- a CDS encoding 6-carboxytetrahydropterin synthase: MKCTINRRAEFSASHRYWLPELTDAENAQRFGLCARAPGHGHNYVLYVSMAGDLDEYGMVLNLSDVKHVIKQEVTQQLNFSFLNEAWPEFTQTLPTTENIARVVWQRLAPHLPLVRIQLYEHPELWADYLGNDMEAFLTISTHFSAAHRLARPDLSYEENCEIYGKCARPNGHGHNYHLEVTVKGQIDPRTGMIADLVELQKAIDEFVVEPFDHTFLNKDIAYFEQVVPTAENIAVHIRDLLVEPIRATGAELYKVKLVESPNNSCEVYTNLVAEGRVTAQAETPVLVQV, translated from the coding sequence ATGAAATGCACCATTAATCGTCGAGCGGAGTTCTCGGCCAGCCACCGATACTGGTTGCCGGAGCTGACCGACGCCGAAAATGCGCAACGTTTTGGCCTCTGCGCTCGCGCACCGGGCCACGGCCACAACTATGTGCTGTACGTCTCCATGGCCGGAGATCTAGACGAGTACGGCATGGTGCTCAACCTGTCTGACGTCAAGCACGTCATCAAGCAGGAGGTCACCCAGCAGCTGAACTTCTCCTTTTTAAATGAAGCGTGGCCAGAGTTTACGCAAACCCTGCCCACCACGGAGAATATCGCGCGGGTGGTCTGGCAGCGTCTCGCCCCGCATTTGCCGCTGGTGCGAATTCAGCTTTACGAACATCCTGAACTTTGGGCCGATTACTTGGGGAATGACATGGAAGCGTTTTTGACCATTAGCACTCATTTCAGCGCCGCCCACCGTCTGGCGCGCCCAGATCTCAGCTACGAAGAGAACTGCGAGATCTACGGCAAGTGTGCACGCCCCAACGGCCATGGGCACAACTACCATTTGGAAGTGACCGTGAAGGGCCAGATCGACCCGCGCACGGGCATGATCGCGGACCTGGTGGAGCTGCAAAAGGCCATCGACGAGTTTGTGGTGGAGCCCTTTGACCACACCTTCTTGAACAAAGACATCGCCTACTTTGAGCAGGTGGTGCCGACGGCGGAAAATATCGCGGTTCACATTCGCGATCTGCTGGTGGAGCCGATCCGGGCGACGGGCGCTGAGCTGTACAAGGTGAAGCTGGTTGAGAGCCCCAACAACTCCTGCGAGGTGTACACCAACCTGGTGGCGGAGGGCCGCGTGACGGCCCAGGCAGAAACGCCGGTGCTGGTGCAGGTCTAG
- a CDS encoding 2,3-bisphosphoglycerate-dependent phosphoglycerate mutase produces the protein MATLILIRHGQSTWNAANRFTGWVDVPLSKQGREEARRAAQQISNYRVDVCYTSLLIRAIETAIIALTECEGVCGDRSPVLKHNADDPDWHGWDAYEGDPSQELPIFLSAALDERYYGELQGLNKSQTAAKYGSEVVHTWRRSFATRPPGGESLADTAARTLPFFQSRILSHIAQDEVVLVAAHGNSLRSIIMHLDQLDPETVPDLELATGVPIVYEMTPAAQILSKRTL, from the coding sequence ATGGCCACGCTGATTTTGATTCGTCACGGGCAGAGCACCTGGAACGCTGCCAACCGCTTTACGGGCTGGGTCGATGTCCCCCTGAGCAAGCAGGGCCGAGAAGAAGCCCGCCGCGCCGCCCAGCAAATTTCGAACTACCGCGTTGACGTCTGCTACACGAGCCTGCTGATTCGCGCCATCGAGACCGCCATCATCGCCCTCACTGAGTGCGAAGGCGTGTGTGGCGATCGCAGCCCCGTGCTCAAGCACAACGCCGACGATCCCGACTGGCACGGCTGGGACGCCTACGAAGGCGACCCAAGCCAAGAACTACCGATTTTTCTCTCGGCGGCCCTGGATGAACGCTACTACGGCGAGCTGCAGGGCCTCAACAAGAGCCAAACCGCCGCCAAGTACGGCTCAGAGGTCGTCCACACTTGGCGACGCTCCTTTGCCACTCGGCCCCCCGGCGGCGAAAGCCTCGCCGACACGGCAGCCCGCACCCTGCCTTTCTTCCAGAGCCGGATCTTGAGCCACATCGCCCAAGACGAGGTGGTCTTGGTGGCGGCCCACGGCAACTCGCTGCGATCGATCATCATGCACCTCGACCAGCTCGATCCGGAAACCGTGCCCGATCTGGAGCTGGCGACCGGGGTGCCGATCGTCTATGAAATGACCCCCGCCGCGCAGATCCTGAGTAAGCGCACGCTCTAG
- a CDS encoding ABC transporter ATP-binding protein: MGDLATNLREAQPEAIADVSAIVQLEQVSKVYGEGETAVYALSEISLTVEPGEYCSIMGPSGSGKSTAMNIIGCLDRPTSGSYHLDSQEVARLTDAELAIIRNRKLGFVFQQFHLLPQLTALENVMLPMVYAGVPARERRDRAAIALERVGLANRLNNRPSQLSGGQQQRVAIARAIVNEPVLLLADEPTGALDSHTTREVLDIFGGLNASGMTIVMVTHEPEVARCTGRIVWFRDGQVIHSHLAPEDLGHTVSM, from the coding sequence ATGGGTGATTTGGCAACCAATCTCCGAGAAGCTCAGCCAGAGGCGATCGCCGACGTGAGCGCGATCGTGCAGCTCGAGCAGGTCTCCAAGGTGTATGGGGAGGGGGAGACGGCGGTCTATGCCCTTTCAGAGATCAGCTTGACGGTCGAGCCGGGCGAGTACTGCTCCATCATGGGGCCGTCGGGATCGGGAAAATCCACGGCCATGAATATCATTGGCTGTCTCGATCGCCCGACCAGCGGCAGCTATCACCTAGATTCCCAGGAAGTCGCTCGCCTCACGGATGCAGAGCTAGCCATTATTCGCAATCGCAAGCTGGGCTTTGTGTTCCAGCAGTTTCATCTGCTGCCCCAGCTGACGGCCCTGGAGAATGTGATGCTGCCCATGGTGTACGCCGGGGTTCCGGCCCGAGAACGCCGCGATCGCGCTGCCATTGCTCTAGAGCGGGTGGGCCTGGCCAACCGCCTCAACAATCGCCCCAGTCAGCTGTCGGGCGGTCAGCAGCAGCGGGTGGCGATCGCCCGCGCCATCGTCAACGAGCCGGTGCTGCTGCTGGCCGACGAGCCCACGGGTGCCCTCGACTCCCACACCACGCGGGAAGTTCTGGACATTTTCGGCGGCCTCAATGCCAGCGGCATGACCATCGTCATGGTGACCCACGAGCCCGAGGTCGCGCGCTGCACCGGGCGGATCGTCTGGTTCCGCGATGGCCAAGTGATCCACTCCCATCTGGCGCCAGAGGACCTGGGCCACACCGTCAGCATGTGA
- a CDS encoding aminotransferase class I/II-fold pyridoxal phosphate-dependent enzyme, giving the protein MNQADLPLLNALQTQASRPYAPFHTPGHKQGRGAPPELVALLSTQGLRADLPELPELDNLFAPQGPILAAQELAAEAFGADQTWFLANGSTSGVIAAIAATCGPGDRLILPRNVHQSAIAGLVVSGATPVFVAPVYDPAQGLAYGLDPEAIAQALVDHPQTKAVLIVSPTYEGVCADVAAIAAIAHRHGVPLIVDEAHGPHFAFYPELPPSALAAGADLVIQSTHKILSALTQAAMLHLRGDRVMPRRISQALQLVQSTSPNYWLLASLDAARHQMATEGPARMAAAIALARRAREQLQALPGLSLLEPPPVPQPGFAALDLTRITVDVTQWGFDGFAADQRLHEAFGVTAELPTLRRLTFLVTLGNTDADIEALVQGFHRLAAEASAPLVPAPWQPLEADGPLARSPREAFFGSQTTVPLAEAVGTISAATVCPYPPGIPVLLPGERITPAAVRLVQEVLAAGGFVTGCGEEADPRVNVLQESL; this is encoded by the coding sequence GTGAACCAAGCCGATTTGCCTCTGCTGAACGCCCTCCAGACCCAGGCGTCTCGCCCCTACGCTCCCTTTCATACGCCGGGCCACAAACAAGGCCGGGGCGCACCGCCGGAGCTTGTGGCGCTCTTGAGCACCCAAGGACTGCGCGCGGACCTGCCAGAGCTGCCGGAGCTGGACAATCTGTTTGCGCCGCAGGGGCCGATTTTGGCGGCCCAGGAGCTGGCCGCTGAGGCCTTTGGGGCGGACCAGACCTGGTTTTTGGCCAATGGCTCGACGAGCGGCGTGATCGCGGCGATCGCGGCGACCTGCGGTCCGGGCGACAGGCTGATTTTGCCTCGCAATGTCCACCAGTCGGCGATCGCGGGCTTGGTGGTGTCGGGGGCAACGCCTGTTTTCGTAGCGCCGGTGTATGACCCGGCCCAAGGTCTGGCCTATGGCCTGGATCCGGAGGCGATCGCCCAGGCCCTGGTCGACCATCCCCAGACCAAGGCGGTGCTGATCGTGTCGCCGACCTACGAGGGCGTGTGTGCCGACGTGGCTGCGATCGCGGCGATCGCCCACCGCCACGGCGTGCCCCTGATCGTCGATGAGGCCCACGGTCCCCACTTTGCCTTTTACCCCGAGCTTCCCCCCTCGGCCTTGGCGGCGGGGGCGGACCTGGTCATCCAGTCCACCCACAAAATCCTGTCGGCGCTGACCCAGGCGGCCATGCTCCACCTGCGGGGCGATCGCGTTATGCCCCGCCGGATCAGTCAGGCCCTCCAGCTCGTCCAGTCCACCAGCCCCAACTACTGGCTGCTGGCCTCCCTAGACGCAGCGCGCCACCAGATGGCCACCGAAGGCCCGGCCCGAATGGCAGCGGCGATCGCCCTCGCCCGCCGCGCCCGGGAGCAGCTCCAAGCCCTACCGGGCCTCTCGCTCCTGGAGCCGCCCCCCGTGCCCCAGCCCGGCTTTGCAGCGCTGGACCTGACGCGCATCACCGTCGACGTCACCCAGTGGGGCTTTGATGGCTTTGCCGCCGACCAGCGCCTCCACGAAGCCTTTGGCGTGACCGCCGAGCTGCCGACTCTGCGGCGTCTCACTTTCTTGGTCACCCTGGGCAACACCGACGCAGATATCGAGGCGCTGGTGCAGGGCTTTCATCGCTTGGCCGCTGAGGCTAGCGCGCCCCTCGTGCCAGCGCCCTGGCAGCCCCTGGAGGCCGACGGACCGCTGGCGCGATCGCCCCGGGAGGCTTTTTTTGGATCTCAGACGACCGTTCCCCTGGCAGAGGCCGTCGGCACCATCAGCGCCGCCACCGTTTGTCCCTATCCACCGGGGATTCCGGTGCTGCTGCCGGGAGAGCGCATTACCCCTGCTGCTGTCCGCCTCGTTCAGGAGGTGCTGGCGGCAGGCGGATTTGTGACGGGGTGCGGCGAGGAGGCAGATCCCCGGGTGAATGTCTTGCAGGAGTCACTGTAA
- the cbiT gene encoding precorrin-6Y C5,15-methyltransferase subunit CbiT gives MPCQLWPYTTPGITDDLFEGLPGIPMTKREVRLLILSQLRLKKDAVFWDIGAGTGTISVEVGLLCPEGRIVAVERDEEVAALIRRNCDRFEVGNIQVIEGNAPECLEALADSPDCVCIEGGRSVREILTAVWPRLRSPGRVVAIASNLEGLYAISESFSALQARNIEVVQSAVNRLEKRGIHQTFAAADPLFVLSAEKLS, from the coding sequence ATGCCCTGTCAACTCTGGCCCTACACCACTCCTGGCATCACTGACGACCTGTTTGAAGGATTGCCCGGCATTCCTATGACCAAGCGGGAAGTGCGCCTGCTGATCTTGTCCCAGCTGCGGCTGAAAAAAGATGCGGTGTTTTGGGATATCGGCGCTGGCACCGGCACGATTTCGGTGGAGGTGGGGCTGCTGTGTCCCGAGGGGCGCATTGTCGCAGTGGAGCGAGATGAAGAAGTGGCGGCCTTGATTCGGCGCAACTGCGATCGCTTTGAGGTGGGCAATATTCAGGTGATCGAGGGCAATGCGCCCGAGTGCCTGGAGGCTCTGGCTGATTCGCCGGACTGCGTTTGCATCGAGGGCGGGCGATCGGTGCGGGAAATCTTGACGGCGGTGTGGCCGAGGCTGCGATCGCCGGGGCGCGTGGTGGCGATCGCCAGCAACCTCGAGGGCCTCTACGCCATCTCAGAGAGCTTTTCGGCCCTCCAGGCCCGCAACATCGAGGTGGTCCAGTCCGCCGTCAATCGCCTCGAAAAGCGCGGCATCCACCAAACCTTTGCCGCCGCCGACCCCCTCTTTGTCCTGAGTGCCGAAAAGCTGAGCTAG
- a CDS encoding phosphatidate cytidylyltransferase, with protein sequence MPWSRIVSGIVAIVLALGMIFLGGWYFTLGFGIIIYLGQQEYFQMARAKGILPAAKTTLVVSQLLLITSTLSPALADAVMPVAGTFICFYLLFQPKFATIADIATSILGLFYGGYLPSYWIRLRSLGSAASTNLPLGGFWPESWSLSSLPEGLTLTLLSFGCIWAADIGAYTFGKLFGRTRLSDISPKKTVEGAVFGVAGSVGVAIAGSWYLDWPAWPYTGVGLGLIIGIASLLGDLTESMMKRDAGVKDSGQLIPGHGGILDRADSYVFTAPLVYYFVTLLLPLLS encoded by the coding sequence ATGCCTTGGTCTCGAATTGTCAGCGGAATCGTAGCGATTGTCCTTGCCCTCGGAATGATTTTCCTCGGCGGCTGGTACTTCACGCTGGGATTCGGCATCATCATCTATCTGGGACAGCAAGAATACTTCCAGATGGCTCGGGCCAAGGGGATTCTGCCAGCGGCCAAAACAACGTTGGTTGTCAGCCAGCTGCTGCTGATCACCTCGACGCTTTCTCCTGCCCTTGCGGATGCTGTGATGCCCGTGGCCGGGACGTTCATTTGCTTTTACCTGCTCTTTCAGCCCAAGTTCGCCACCATTGCTGACATTGCCACGTCAATTTTGGGCTTGTTTTATGGCGGCTACCTGCCGAGCTACTGGATTCGGCTGCGATCGCTCGGCAGCGCAGCCAGCACCAATCTTCCCCTGGGCGGCTTCTGGCCAGAGTCCTGGAGCCTGAGCAGTCTCCCCGAAGGCCTGACCTTGACTTTGCTGTCCTTTGGCTGCATCTGGGCCGCCGACATCGGCGCCTACACCTTCGGCAAGCTCTTTGGCCGCACCCGCCTCTCGGACATCAGCCCCAAGAAAACGGTGGAGGGCGCAGTGTTTGGCGTAGCTGGCAGCGTGGGCGTAGCGATCGCCGGTTCCTGGTATCTCGACTGGCCCGCCTGGCCCTACACCGGGGTCGGCCTGGGACTGATCATCGGCATTGCCAGCCTCCTGGGCGACCTCACCGAGTCCATGATGAAGCGCGATGCGGGCGTCAAGGACTCCGGCCAGCTGATTCCCGGCCACGGCGGCATTCTCGACCGGGCCGACAGCTACGTCTTCACGGCTCCTCTGGTTTACTACTTCGTCACCCTGCTGCTGCCCCTGCTCTCCTAG
- a CDS encoding DUF2993 domain-containing protein, translating to MSSESSDFSSSHPLEAEGPEAEQAKGDRAPRSRLISRVLTPAVKLWLRSQVEHIEDLQIEIASGDRQILSGYLPRIVLAARKAIYQGIHLSQIAMTGENIRVNLGQVLRGKPLQLLEPIPVTAELTLQEADFNASLQTPLFANAVIDFLTDWLGSTDAIGEEVTTEGPLNLQNLQVKLLPDALILSSQIRSASGEAVPLIIRTGLSGQGRYLRFEKPSWLPHLNAQRGIPLRELDGYVLDLGETVVIEDLTLSSECLHCQGHLTVLPG from the coding sequence ATGAGTTCAGAGAGTTCAGATTTTTCTTCGTCCCATCCGCTGGAAGCTGAAGGCCCAGAGGCTGAGCAGGCCAAGGGCGATCGCGCGCCCCGCAGTCGGCTGATCAGCCGGGTGCTGACGCCGGCGGTCAAGCTGTGGCTGCGATCGCAGGTCGAGCACATCGAGGATCTCCAGATCGAGATTGCCAGCGGCGATCGCCAGATTTTGTCGGGCTACCTACCGCGCATCGTCCTCGCCGCCCGCAAAGCCATTTACCAAGGCATCCATCTGAGCCAGATCGCCATGACGGGCGAAAACATCCGGGTCAACCTGGGCCAGGTGCTGCGCGGCAAACCCCTTCAGCTCCTAGAGCCCATCCCCGTTACCGCCGAACTCACGCTCCAAGAGGCCGACTTCAACGCCTCCCTGCAAACGCCGCTGTTTGCCAACGCTGTGATCGACTTCTTGACCGATTGGCTGGGCAGCACCGACGCCATCGGCGAGGAGGTCACCACCGAAGGCCCCCTCAATCTGCAAAATCTCCAGGTCAAGCTGCTCCCCGACGCCCTGATCCTCAGTAGCCAGATCCGCTCAGCCAGCGGCGAAGCGGTGCCTCTGATCATTCGCACGGGCCTGTCGGGCCAGGGACGCTATCTGCGCTTCGAGAAGCCCTCCTGGCTGCCCCACCTCAACGCCCAGCGCGGCATTCCCCTGCGGGAGCTCGATGGCTATGTCCTCGACCTCGGCGAAACCGTGGTGATCGAAGACCTGACCTTGTCTAGCGAATGCCTCCACTGCCAGGGCCACTTAACGGTGCTGCCGGGCTAG
- a CDS encoding DUF4912 domain-containing protein has protein sequence MAKERPPLEEMTLRQLRRVASEYGISRYSRMRKSQLLASIQEVQRTKFSLSPSRTLEAQEEVEAAKFELGQEDRTGGELSSVDEGLADLPSGYGESRIVLLPRDPQWAYAYWDVPNEHKEDARRQGGLQLALRLYDVTDINLEHQSPHSLQEYPCDELAREWYLPVPVSDRDYAIDIGYRCADGRWLVLARSLPVHIPPVYPSDWIEDNFITINWDEELRGKKFFELVPPSKKPAPVAGDSPLYEKIFGMAQGAEAQRVAGSLFGSMQHVAGSVVSSYVFPSGVGMWALPTESGMGLTMSGAGMSGVGFSASMPPIRPRKFWLVADAELIVYGATEPDATVTIGGQPIKLNPDGTFRFQMSFQDGLIDYPIMAVAADGEQTRSIHMKFNRETPSRNTNTKAEAVEEWLV, from the coding sequence ATGGCTAAGGAACGCCCACCCCTAGAAGAAATGACTCTGCGGCAGCTGCGCAGGGTAGCCAGTGAGTACGGGATTTCCCGCTATAGCCGCATGCGGAAGTCCCAGCTTTTGGCATCGATTCAAGAAGTTCAGCGAACCAAGTTTTCCCTCAGTCCATCTCGTACGCTGGAGGCGCAGGAAGAAGTGGAAGCAGCAAAGTTTGAACTCGGGCAAGAAGACCGTACTGGCGGAGAACTGTCTTCGGTTGATGAAGGATTGGCGGATCTCCCCTCGGGCTACGGCGAAAGCCGCATTGTCCTCCTACCTCGGGATCCGCAGTGGGCTTACGCCTACTGGGATGTGCCCAACGAGCACAAGGAAGACGCTCGTCGCCAGGGCGGATTGCAGCTGGCGCTGCGGCTGTACGACGTGACGGATATCAACCTAGAGCACCAGAGCCCCCACAGCCTGCAAGAGTATCCTTGCGATGAGCTGGCTCGGGAGTGGTACCTGCCGGTTCCGGTGAGCGATCGCGACTATGCGATCGACATTGGCTATCGCTGCGCAGACGGTCGCTGGCTGGTCTTGGCGCGATCGCTGCCTGTTCACATTCCGCCGGTGTACCCCTCCGACTGGATCGAGGACAACTTCATCACCATCAACTGGGACGAAGAGCTGCGCGGCAAGAAATTCTTCGAGCTGGTTCCTCCCAGCAAGAAGCCCGCACCGGTGGCTGGCGACAGCCCCCTCTACGAAAAGATCTTCGGCATGGCCCAAGGCGCCGAGGCTCAGCGAGTGGCCGGTTCCCTCTTCGGCTCCATGCAGCACGTGGCGGGCTCGGTGGTCAGCTCCTACGTCTTCCCGTCCGGCGTGGGAATGTGGGCGCTGCCGACGGAGTCTGGCATGGGCCTGACGATGTCCGGCGCTGGCATGTCCGGCGTTGGCTTCTCGGCCTCGATGCCGCCCATTCGTCCCCGCAAATTCTGGCTGGTGGCCGATGCTGAGCTGATTGTCTACGGCGCGACGGAGCCTGACGCGACTGTCACCATTGGCGGTCAGCCGATCAAGCTCAATCCCGACGGGACTTTCCGCTTCCAGATGTCCTTCCAAGACGGCCTGATCGACTACCCGATCATGGCGGTGGCGGCCGATGGCGAGCAGACCCGCTCTATCCATATGAAGTTCAACCGCGAGACGCCCTCTCGCAACACGAACACCAAGGCAGAAGCGGTCGAGGAGTGGCTCGTTTAG